Proteins from a genomic interval of Vreelandella profundi:
- a CDS encoding Na+/H+ antiporter subunit G, which produces MSVIIEALISLLLIAGGIFVFIGSLGMAHLKDFYMRLHGPTKATTLGIGCMLVASMLYFWSVDGKPDIQELLITLFLFITAPVSAHLLAKSGLHMCLKHTDKTQGKPLELKPEEIGEKPVPHPDKGHG; this is translated from the coding sequence ATGTCAGTAATCATTGAAGCGCTTATTTCACTGCTGCTGATCGCTGGCGGTATCTTCGTCTTTATCGGTTCGCTGGGAATGGCGCATCTGAAAGATTTCTATATGCGTTTGCATGGCCCTACCAAGGCCACCACGCTGGGAATCGGCTGCATGCTGGTTGCTTCGATGCTGTATTTCTGGAGTGTGGACGGTAAGCCGGATATTCAAGAGCTGCTCATTACGCTATTTCTGTTTATCACCGCCCCCGTGAGCGCCCACTTGCTGGCTAAGTCCGGCTTGCACATGTGCTTAAAGCATACCGATAAAACCCAGGGTAAGCCATTGGAGCTTAAGCCCGAAGAAATCGGCGAAAAGCCTGTACCACATCCCGACAAGGGCCATGGCTAA
- a CDS encoding K+/H+ antiporter subunit F: MLSIALYITLTLVVMALLLNLYRLTIGPSLPDRVLALDTMYVNSIALIVLLGLWLNSKTYFESALLIAMLGFISTVAVCKYILRGDIIE, encoded by the coding sequence ATGTTAAGCATAGCGCTGTACATCACCTTAACCCTGGTCGTGATGGCACTGCTGCTGAACCTTTACCGGCTCACCATCGGCCCCAGTCTGCCTGATCGGGTATTAGCGTTGGACACAATGTACGTAAACTCAATTGCGCTCATTGTGCTCTTGGGGCTATGGCTTAACAGCAAAACGTATTTCGAGTCGGCGCTATTGATCGCGATGCTAGGTTTCATTAGCACCGTGGCAGTGTGTAAATATATTTTGCGCGGAGATATTATCGAATGA
- a CDS encoding Na+/H+ antiporter subunit E — MIAPRAWLPTPVLSLLLLVVWLLLVRSYAIGQFVLGGSLAILIPLLTHRFWDARPRISKPFALLRFFFRVLGDIVVANFEVAYLITNPWRKLRPHFIEYPLILEERFTITLLASTISLTPGTVSANLRLDGKSLLIHALDVDDEEELINQIRERYERPLKEIYEC; from the coding sequence ATGATTGCCCCGCGCGCCTGGCTGCCCACGCCTGTTTTATCCCTATTACTGCTGGTGGTTTGGCTGTTGTTAGTGCGCAGCTACGCCATTGGTCAATTTGTACTAGGTGGCTCCTTAGCCATTTTGATCCCCCTGCTGACGCATCGCTTTTGGGATGCACGCCCACGCATCTCTAAGCCTTTCGCTCTGCTGCGCTTCTTCTTTCGCGTTCTTGGCGATATCGTCGTTGCCAACTTTGAAGTGGCTTATTTAATTACCAATCCTTGGCGTAAGCTTCGCCCCCACTTTATTGAATACCCGCTAATACTCGAAGAGCGGTTCACCATCACCTTACTGGCCAGCACTATTAGCCTTACGCCGGGCACCGTCTCGGCTAACTTACGTCTGGACGGTAAGTCGCTGCTGATTCACGCCCTAGACGTGGATGATGAAGAGGAGCTAATTAACCAGATCCGTGAGCGCTACGAGCGTCCATTAAAGGAGATTTACGAATGTTAA
- a CDS encoding monovalent cation/H+ antiporter subunit D encodes MMQHLIVFPIVLPLIAGILMLYQRQGLVRYKRTVSVAATLLLLLVAIGLVRQAASGDVTYYALGDWQAPFGIVLVLDRLSALMVLLTATLAVGAVVFACAGDDEKGSNFHGLFQWQLLGINGAFLTGDLFNLFVFFEVLLLASYALLLHGGGKARIQASVHYVVLNLAGSSLFLIAVGILYGATGTLNMADMAIRVADLPVEREGLVTAGALMLMVVFALKSAMLPLYFWLPKAYASAPAPVAALFAIMTKVGIYAILRVYSLIFGDSAGALEALEQPWVWWLSLATIAAAGAGVMAARDLRLLVAYLVLVSVGTLLAGIGIGTPQATSALLYYLIHTTLITGGLFLLAEMIGLQRGKAGTRLVKGRPMVQGTALGILFFLGAIAVAGMPPLSGAIGKALMLNSAVGTQRLWLWPLLLIAGLCSMVALARAGSTLFWRSYRGNISGSPLPYRQWFGVIWLLSAAPLLVAFAGPVSTYTQATAEQLANPQVLIRTLLPDAGEAQ; translated from the coding sequence ATGATGCAGCACCTGATTGTTTTTCCTATTGTCCTGCCACTGATCGCGGGCATCTTAATGCTCTATCAGCGCCAAGGCTTAGTGCGCTATAAGCGCACGGTTAGCGTGGCGGCTACGCTGCTGTTACTGCTGGTGGCGATAGGCTTAGTACGCCAAGCCGCCAGCGGCGACGTCACTTACTATGCGCTGGGCGATTGGCAGGCACCCTTTGGTATCGTACTGGTGCTGGATCGTCTCTCTGCGTTAATGGTGCTGTTAACCGCCACGCTAGCAGTGGGTGCGGTGGTATTTGCCTGCGCGGGTGACGACGAAAAGGGCAGCAATTTCCATGGCCTATTTCAATGGCAGCTGTTGGGGATTAACGGTGCCTTTTTAACCGGCGACTTATTCAACCTTTTCGTCTTTTTCGAAGTACTGCTGCTGGCGTCTTACGCCCTGCTGCTGCACGGTGGTGGTAAAGCGCGCATTCAAGCCAGCGTGCACTATGTGGTGCTCAATTTAGCAGGTTCTTCGCTGTTCTTGATCGCAGTGGGAATACTCTATGGCGCAACGGGCACCCTCAACATGGCCGACATGGCTATTAGGGTGGCTGACCTGCCGGTTGAGCGCGAAGGCTTAGTCACGGCTGGCGCACTGATGCTGATGGTCGTTTTTGCCTTAAAATCCGCTATGTTGCCGCTCTACTTTTGGCTACCCAAAGCCTATGCATCAGCGCCGGCGCCAGTCGCCGCCCTTTTCGCCATTATGACGAAGGTGGGCATCTACGCGATCCTACGCGTCTATTCGCTGATTTTTGGCGATAGTGCCGGTGCCCTGGAAGCGCTTGAACAGCCCTGGGTTTGGTGGCTGTCGCTGGCCACTATTGCAGCCGCGGGCGCGGGCGTAATGGCTGCACGGGACTTGCGGCTATTGGTTGCGTATTTAGTGCTGGTGTCAGTGGGCACGCTGCTAGCCGGCATCGGCATAGGCACGCCTCAAGCGACCTCGGCACTACTGTACTACTTGATACATACGACGCTGATTACCGGCGGGCTGTTTTTGCTAGCAGAAATGATTGGCCTGCAGCGTGGCAAAGCCGGCACTCGCCTAGTCAAGGGTCGGCCCATGGTACAAGGCACCGCGCTGGGAATTCTATTTTTTCTAGGGGCTATCGCCGTAGCGGGCATGCCGCCGCTGTCGGGCGCCATTGGTAAAGCGTTAATGCTCAATTCAGCAGTAGGCACTCAGCGCCTATGGCTATGGCCGCTGTTGCTGATAGCAGGACTGTGTTCCATGGTCGCCCTGGCGCGCGCTGGATCTACGCTGTTTTGGCGCAGCTATCGCGGTAACATTAGCGGCAGTCCGTTACCGTATCGCCAGTGGTTTGGCGTTATCTGGCTGCTTAGCGCAGCTCCGCTGTTAGTGGCATTTGCGGGGCCGGTGAGCACCTACACACAAGCCACGGCTGAGCAGTTAGCTAACCCGCAGGTGCTTATTCGCACGCTACTACCTGACGCTGGAGAAGCTCAATGA
- a CDS encoding Na+/H+ antiporter subunit C has protein sequence MELLYAMTTGVLTASGLYLTLRGRTFPVVVGLTLLSYAVNLFLFSMGGLTTDGAAIVSEGGNVADPLPQALVLTAIVIGFAMTAFVVILAMRARSEVGNDHVDGNKEDRE, from the coding sequence ATGGAATTGCTTTACGCGATGACCACCGGTGTATTAACCGCTTCCGGTCTCTATCTCACGTTGAGGGGCCGTACCTTTCCCGTCGTGGTGGGTCTTACGCTGCTGTCTTACGCGGTAAACCTGTTTCTGTTTTCGATGGGCGGACTGACCACTGACGGCGCCGCGATTGTGTCCGAGGGCGGAAACGTTGCCGACCCTCTTCCTCAAGCGCTGGTGCTTACCGCCATCGTTATCGGCTTTGCGATGACGGCCTTTGTAGTGATCCTGGCCATGCGGGCACGCAGCGAAGTGGGCAACGACCACGTCGACGGCAATAAGGAAGACCGAGAATGA
- a CDS encoding monovalent cation/H+ antiporter subunit A: MTLLWIALLPLLGVLVPLLTARFGRSACSLMTAVLPATALAMTLLNVPALQDGEQLRFSATWMPELALSLAFRLDGLSLLFNLLILGIGLLIILYAHYYLAKDEPFGRFYAFLMLFMASMVGISMSDNLILLWFFWELTSLSSFLLIGYWSHQSDARKGARMALTVTGAGGLALLAGLLLLGNMAGSFSMGDVLASGDAILADPRYPLMLCLVLLGAFTKSAQFPFHFWLPHAMAAPTPVSAYLHSATMVKAGIFLMARLHPAIAGSELWSVVVSLVGIVTMLYGAWFALIKSDLKGILAFSTVSHLGLITVLLGIGSPMAILAALFHILNHATFKAALFMSAGIIDHEAGSRELKQLGGLRKAMPVTALLTTLAAASMAGVPLLNGFLSKEMFFTETLATPVLGGISWLLPALATIGGVLSVAYSLRLVHAVFFKPAREAPPKSPHEPPRLMRLPMEILVALCVVVGLFPAVMATNILALASRAVIGSPLEIHLAIWHGVNLPLLMSMLALVAGITLYWRYGNVHRFTQQFKGVDARRIFERILIAISFRAEQLITALDGNSLQRYVGWLWLAALLMGGIGLVQIPDLTGAAGNQPLDGVLILGAGMLMFGGIATAATHRYRLISLLMLSVVGLFVALTFARFSAPDLALTQLSVEVVTMILLMLALFFLPQKTPRESSPLRNIRDLLLAGSLGLVVASLNYAVMTHETQSISNFFLENSKPGGGGYNVVNVILVDFRGFDTLGEITVLAIAGLAIFKLLNRLRLFMPHSDGEGRVWSPDRYPAVLTSISMTLLPLALLVSAFIFLRGHNQPGGGFIAGLITAVALILVYMARGVAWAQERLDFPFQPVAVIGVAVATLTGLGSWLFGHPFLTSAFGYFSLPLIGTFELATALLFDLGVYLAVVGATLMILANLGKVTTAHRPVTEATEKDIDAPPASSVTQEPR; encoded by the coding sequence ATGACATTGCTTTGGATAGCCTTGTTGCCTTTGCTAGGCGTACTGGTGCCGCTACTCACCGCACGATTTGGTCGCAGTGCCTGTTCACTGATGACCGCGGTGCTACCAGCGACCGCCCTAGCAATGACGCTACTCAACGTGCCGGCGCTACAAGATGGCGAGCAGCTGCGTTTTTCAGCCACCTGGATGCCCGAGCTGGCGCTAAGCTTAGCGTTTCGGCTGGATGGATTATCGCTACTATTTAACCTGCTGATCCTGGGCATTGGTCTACTGATTATTCTTTATGCCCATTACTATCTCGCCAAAGATGAGCCTTTTGGCCGATTTTACGCCTTCTTGATGCTATTTATGGCATCAATGGTGGGCATTTCAATGTCAGATAATTTGATTCTGCTGTGGTTTTTCTGGGAATTAACCAGCCTCTCGTCATTCTTACTGATTGGTTATTGGTCACATCAATCGGATGCTCGTAAAGGCGCCCGCATGGCGCTAACGGTCACCGGCGCCGGTGGGCTTGCCCTGTTAGCGGGCTTGCTACTGCTTGGCAATATGGCGGGCAGTTTCAGCATGGGCGACGTATTAGCAAGCGGCGATGCGATTCTTGCCGACCCGCGCTACCCACTGATGCTGTGCTTAGTATTACTCGGCGCTTTTACCAAATCAGCGCAGTTTCCCTTTCATTTTTGGCTGCCCCACGCGATGGCCGCTCCCACGCCGGTGTCGGCCTACCTACACTCCGCCACCATGGTTAAAGCGGGCATTTTCCTGATGGCACGGCTGCATCCGGCGATTGCTGGCAGCGAGCTTTGGAGCGTGGTTGTCTCGCTGGTCGGCATCGTAACGATGCTGTATGGCGCTTGGTTTGCGCTTATAAAGAGCGACCTGAAAGGCATATTAGCGTTTTCTACGGTTAGCCATCTGGGCTTAATTACCGTGCTGCTGGGTATTGGCAGCCCAATGGCAATTTTGGCGGCCCTTTTTCATATTCTCAATCATGCCACTTTCAAAGCCGCGCTGTTTATGAGTGCGGGCATCATTGATCACGAAGCCGGTTCCCGCGAACTTAAGCAGTTGGGTGGCCTGAGAAAAGCGATGCCTGTCACGGCCCTGCTAACCACGTTGGCGGCAGCGTCCATGGCGGGGGTTCCACTGTTAAACGGTTTCTTATCTAAAGAAATGTTCTTTACCGAGACGCTGGCAACCCCCGTACTAGGCGGAATAAGCTGGCTATTACCCGCGCTAGCAACGATCGGCGGCGTTCTGTCGGTGGCCTACTCGCTGCGCTTGGTCCACGCAGTCTTCTTCAAGCCCGCTCGCGAAGCACCGCCTAAGTCGCCTCATGAGCCGCCTCGCCTGATGCGCCTGCCGATGGAAATACTGGTTGCCTTGTGCGTGGTGGTCGGGTTATTTCCCGCAGTGATGGCCACCAACATCCTAGCGCTTGCCAGTCGGGCCGTGATTGGTAGCCCCCTGGAAATCCATCTAGCGATCTGGCATGGCGTCAATCTGCCACTGCTGATGAGCATGCTCGCGTTGGTGGCCGGCATCACGCTTTATTGGCGCTACGGCAACGTTCATCGTTTTACTCAGCAGTTTAAGGGCGTGGATGCTCGCCGTATATTTGAACGTATCCTTATCGCCATTAGCTTCCGTGCTGAACAGCTTATTACAGCGCTCGACGGTAACTCCTTACAGCGCTATGTGGGCTGGCTATGGTTAGCGGCGCTATTGATGGGCGGCATCGGCCTCGTTCAAATACCCGACTTAACCGGCGCGGCGGGCAATCAACCCTTAGACGGCGTGCTCATTTTAGGTGCGGGAATGCTGATGTTCGGTGGCATAGCTACCGCTGCCACTCACCGCTATCGGCTTATTTCTCTGCTGATGCTGTCGGTAGTGGGCCTCTTTGTCGCGCTCACCTTCGCACGCTTCTCAGCGCCGGACCTTGCCTTAACACAGCTGTCGGTCGAAGTTGTGACCATGATTTTGCTGATGCTGGCGCTATTTTTCTTACCGCAGAAAACACCCAGAGAATCCAGCCCGCTGCGTAATATCCGCGATTTGTTACTGGCGGGTTCGCTAGGCTTAGTGGTTGCCAGCCTTAACTACGCGGTCATGACCCATGAGACGCAGTCAATTTCCAACTTCTTTTTAGAAAACAGTAAGCCTGGCGGCGGTGGCTATAACGTGGTCAACGTTATATTGGTCGACTTTCGTGGCTTCGATACCCTCGGTGAAATTACCGTGCTGGCCATCGCTGGCCTAGCGATATTTAAGCTATTGAATCGCCTGCGTCTGTTTATGCCACATAGCGACGGCGAAGGACGCGTTTGGTCACCTGACCGCTACCCCGCGGTGCTTACGTCCATATCAATGACGCTGCTTCCACTGGCACTACTGGTATCTGCGTTTATTTTCTTGCGCGGCCATAACCAGCCAGGCGGCGGCTTTATTGCCGGATTAATTACCGCCGTCGCGCTTATCCTGGTGTATATGGCGCGTGGCGTGGCGTGGGCACAAGAACGTTTGGATTTCCCATTCCAACCGGTGGCCGTTATCGGGGTGGCCGTGGCCACGCTCACCGGCCTAGGCAGCTGGCTGTTTGGGCATCCGTTCTTAACGTCCGCCTTCGGTTACTTTAGTCTTCCGCTGATAGGCACGTTTGAGCTGGCCACCGCGCTGCTATTTGATCTGGGCGTTTACTTGGCCGTCGTCGGTGCCACGCTGATGATTCTTGCCAACCTTGGTAAAGTCACCACCGCGCATCGCCCGGTGACCGAAGCGACGGAAAAAGATATCGACGCGCCCCCTGCCTCTTCAGTAACTCAGGAGCCTCGTTAA
- a CDS encoding ion transporter, whose product MSEPFNTWQARFEKLRSNKLFEAVVIAIIVVSALVIGAKTYEETSRIEQWLLYLDVAVTIFFLIEILIRMAAERTLLSFFKKGWNVFDFLIVTASLIPMDDSEMVLLARLLRIFRVLRLVSMIPELQMLLNALVKSVPRMGYVVLLMFIIFYIYAAIGSFLFHTVDEGLWGNISLAMLTLFQVATFESWATAVLYPTMEVYPYAWIFFLTFIFLNAFIFLNMMIGIVLDVMQKESAQMALDSGEGEEAELHSLRNDVRGLKAQLDRMESVLVQRDGNSPQQAADSNKTSHE is encoded by the coding sequence ATGAGTGAGCCCTTTAATACCTGGCAGGCCCGTTTTGAAAAGCTACGGTCGAACAAGCTTTTCGAAGCCGTCGTGATTGCCATTATCGTTGTTTCTGCCTTAGTGATAGGGGCTAAAACCTACGAAGAAACCTCACGGATTGAGCAGTGGCTGCTGTATTTAGATGTCGCCGTCACTATCTTCTTTTTGATAGAAATTTTAATCAGGATGGCCGCTGAGCGCACTCTTCTGAGCTTCTTCAAAAAGGGCTGGAACGTTTTTGATTTTCTGATTGTGACCGCCAGTTTAATCCCTATGGATGATTCTGAAATGGTCCTGTTGGCGCGGCTGCTGCGTATTTTTAGAGTGCTGCGCTTGGTGTCGATGATTCCTGAACTGCAGATGCTGCTCAATGCCCTGGTGAAGTCGGTGCCGCGGATGGGCTATGTCGTTCTGCTGATGTTTATCATTTTCTATATTTATGCCGCCATTGGCAGCTTTCTATTTCATACCGTTGATGAGGGGCTGTGGGGCAATATTTCGCTGGCAATGCTAACGCTGTTCCAGGTGGCGACCTTTGAAAGCTGGGCGACGGCCGTGCTTTACCCCACCATGGAAGTTTATCCCTATGCCTGGATATTCTTTTTAACGTTTATCTTTCTGAATGCGTTTATTTTTCTCAACATGATGATTGGCATAGTGCTGGATGTGATGCAGAAGGAGAGCGCGCAAATGGCGCTGGACAGCGGCGAAGGCGAAGAAGCCGAGCTGCACTCACTGCGCAATGATGTTCGCGGACTGAAAGCACAGCTTGATCGCATGGAGTCAGTCCTCGTTCAGCGCGATGGAAATTCGCCACAGCAGGCCGCTGATAGTAATAAAACCAGCCACGAATGA
- a CDS encoding pyrroloquinoline quinone-dependent dehydrogenase codes for MPTFLPATHPRFRSVTSVLGTATALAACLTPITLLAQDQPSPQKTGSQEQGPQTNAAPIPLVPGEPTWDSFHGQLNAQKYSPLEQINADNVGDLEKVWEVHTGDVSDGHGDLPPTVWSATPVFANDTLYIGTPFYRILALDPGTGEEKWSFDTQSTLEALTQPALKNRGVAYWEAAEPDAGEACQKIVYLGTMDAQLFAVDADSGEPCASFADNGVLDVNQWNNTNAEWPLSLLQPPTVVGDHLILGWAGKDWAFEQAPPGNVFSINARTGEREWTFEVLPEEVREQSGTANIWTHMSADEELGLVYLPVSSPSPNYWGGNRTESAPLATSTTALDIETGEVVWSRQWVHHDIWDYDINSAPTLMDITVDGEEIPALIQATKMGFLFVVNRETGEDVWPIEERPVPGGDGSVEGEVYAPTQPFPTKPAPLLDQSEKPKIWALADAVSFGQCSALWEDLWYEGMYTPPTTQGEGALTYPDSSGGVQWGGVAFDPENQIAVVNTSHIVQYVKLYSREDYDKADSGSGNESGFSPQEGAPYGMRLEVARNWLGMPCWEPPFGELVALDMTTGDVKWRRPVGVTQQYGFFMPESWGSPTIGGPAITAGGIIFIGASMDAKVRAYSLETGEELWSDQAQAPSVSIPAVYEYEGRQYVAFIAGGNSILKDQVGDQVAVYALPK; via the coding sequence ATGCCAACTTTTTTACCTGCTACCCATCCTCGCTTTAGATCTGTTACATCGGTGCTGGGCACAGCCACCGCTCTGGCCGCTTGTCTAACGCCGATCACGCTGCTGGCACAAGATCAGCCAAGCCCGCAGAAGACCGGCTCCCAGGAACAAGGTCCACAGACTAACGCTGCCCCGATTCCACTAGTACCCGGCGAGCCGACCTGGGATAGCTTTCACGGCCAGCTCAATGCACAAAAGTACAGCCCGCTTGAGCAAATTAATGCCGACAACGTGGGTGACCTAGAGAAGGTCTGGGAAGTGCATACCGGCGATGTGTCAGATGGCCACGGTGATCTGCCGCCGACCGTCTGGTCCGCAACGCCGGTATTCGCCAACGATACGCTCTATATCGGTACGCCCTTCTACCGCATTCTGGCGCTTGACCCTGGCACTGGCGAAGAAAAGTGGAGCTTTGATACGCAGTCCACGCTCGAGGCCTTGACCCAGCCGGCCTTAAAAAACCGTGGCGTTGCTTACTGGGAGGCCGCTGAACCTGACGCTGGCGAAGCCTGTCAGAAAATAGTCTACCTGGGCACCATGGATGCGCAGCTGTTCGCAGTCGATGCCGATAGCGGCGAGCCGTGTGCAAGCTTTGCCGACAATGGCGTACTGGATGTCAACCAGTGGAATAACACCAACGCTGAGTGGCCGCTTTCGCTGCTTCAGCCGCCGACCGTGGTCGGTGATCATCTGATACTCGGCTGGGCAGGTAAAGACTGGGCATTTGAGCAGGCGCCTCCAGGCAACGTGTTCTCGATCAACGCGCGTACCGGCGAGCGTGAGTGGACGTTTGAGGTACTGCCCGAAGAAGTGCGTGAGCAAAGCGGCACAGCAAACATCTGGACGCACATGTCCGCGGACGAAGAGCTTGGTTTGGTCTATCTGCCCGTCTCTTCGCCTTCACCCAATTACTGGGGCGGCAATCGCACTGAGAGTGCTCCACTAGCGACGTCGACGACGGCACTCGACATCGAAACCGGTGAGGTAGTGTGGTCGCGTCAATGGGTGCATCACGACATCTGGGATTACGATATTAACTCCGCCCCCACGCTGATGGATATTACCGTGGACGGCGAAGAGATTCCGGCTCTGATCCAGGCAACCAAAATGGGCTTCCTGTTCGTCGTAAACCGTGAAACCGGCGAAGACGTTTGGCCTATTGAGGAACGTCCGGTGCCAGGCGGCGATGGCTCGGTTGAAGGCGAGGTTTACGCCCCTACTCAACCCTTCCCAACCAAGCCCGCACCGCTGCTAGACCAGTCAGAGAAGCCTAAGATATGGGCACTTGCCGACGCGGTTAGCTTTGGCCAATGTTCGGCGCTGTGGGAAGATCTTTGGTATGAAGGCATGTACACCCCGCCAACCACGCAAGGCGAAGGGGCACTCACCTACCCAGACAGCTCCGGCGGCGTTCAGTGGGGAGGCGTTGCCTTTGACCCTGAGAACCAGATTGCGGTGGTCAACACGTCTCACATCGTGCAATACGTGAAACTTTACAGCCGGGAAGATTACGATAAAGCGGATAGCGGTTCAGGCAACGAGAGTGGTTTTTCACCCCAGGAAGGCGCGCCCTACGGCATGCGTCTTGAGGTAGCTCGTAACTGGCTTGGCATGCCTTGCTGGGAACCGCCTTTCGGTGAGCTTGTGGCGCTGGATATGACCACCGGCGACGTCAAATGGCGCCGGCCAGTGGGTGTAACGCAACAGTATGGTTTCTTCATGCCAGAGAGCTGGGGCTCACCTACGATTGGCGGCCCGGCAATAACGGCTGGCGGTATTATCTTCATCGGCGCGTCGATGGATGCCAAGGTGCGTGCCTACTCTCTGGAAACGGGTGAAGAGCTGTGGTCTGACCAAGCACAGGCACCGTCGGTGTCCATTCCTGCCGTCTACGAATATGAAGGCCGTCAATACGTTGCCTTTATCGCCGGCGGCAACTCCATTCTCAAGGATCAGGTCGGCGATCAAGTCGCGGTCTACGCACTGCCTAAATAA
- a CDS encoding four-carbon acid sugar kinase family protein produces MRYIFVADDFTGASDTLATLRRAGLNARLYLTVPSCDEVADLDAFGIATAARSMDQQAIRSEMQRIGHQLQVHAPDVVHLKVCSTFDSSVHTGNIAIAMDALSTQLKPATTLIVGGQPSLGRYCLFGNLFAKGADGQVYRIDRHPVMHRHPVTPMQEADLRRHFSDMGLTNVHGLDRVALHTDVALPNAPVLCDALDASDLTRIGERFRHAPAPQLWVGASSVAEALYPNHQTIEMPSSLPGPLLVFAGSRSSVTAAQVAASHSMTIVTVSARQLASQPQELYAQITAPLQDGKATLAVLDDDTTHGLTALEVAQYAAALIAKLVRSGNIGTLLIAGGDTSSLAIHHLQPQSIDYIGPLEAGVPVCAANFANGHRLPVIMKGGQMGSVALFDKVCELTCQNDE; encoded by the coding sequence ATGCGCTATATATTTGTCGCGGATGACTTCACCGGCGCTTCAGATACGTTGGCAACCCTACGCCGCGCCGGCTTAAACGCCCGGCTCTACCTGACGGTTCCTTCTTGCGATGAAGTGGCCGATCTGGATGCCTTTGGGATAGCCACCGCGGCACGCAGTATGGATCAGCAGGCGATTCGCTCAGAAATGCAGCGTATAGGTCATCAATTACAGGTGCACGCGCCCGACGTTGTGCATTTAAAGGTGTGCTCTACCTTTGATAGCAGCGTCCACACCGGCAATATTGCGATAGCTATGGACGCGCTGTCTACTCAGCTAAAGCCAGCCACCACGCTGATCGTAGGGGGCCAGCCAAGCCTGGGTCGCTACTGCCTATTTGGCAATTTGTTTGCCAAGGGCGCTGATGGCCAGGTATATCGCATCGACCGCCACCCAGTGATGCATCGCCACCCCGTCACGCCCATGCAGGAAGCCGACCTACGCCGCCACTTTAGCGATATGGGTCTTACCAACGTTCACGGCTTAGATAGGGTCGCGCTGCACACTGATGTAGCCCTGCCCAACGCGCCGGTGCTATGCGATGCGCTTGACGCTAGTGATTTAACACGCATTGGCGAGCGGTTTCGTCATGCCCCTGCGCCCCAGCTGTGGGTGGGTGCCAGCAGCGTTGCAGAAGCGCTTTATCCCAATCATCAGACGATCGAGATGCCTAGCAGCCTACCCGGCCCGCTGCTTGTGTTTGCGGGCAGCCGGTCTTCTGTCACCGCTGCCCAGGTTGCGGCTTCTCATAGCATGACAATCGTGACGGTATCGGCACGCCAGCTCGCCAGCCAACCGCAAGAACTCTATGCGCAAATAACGGCACCGCTGCAAGACGGTAAAGCAACGCTTGCGGTGCTGGATGACGATACGACGCATGGGCTAACCGCGCTAGAGGTCGCTCAGTATGCTGCAGCGCTGATTGCAAAGCTGGTTCGTTCCGGCAACATCGGCACTCTGCTGATCGCCGGTGGGGATACGTCTAGCCTGGCGATCCATCATTTACAGCCACAGAGCATCGACTATATCGGCCCATTGGAAGCGGGCGTCCCCGTTTGTGCGGCAAACTTTGCCAATGGCCACCGCCTCCCAGTCATTATGAAGGGCGGCCAAATGGGCTCAGTCGCGCTGTTTGATAAGGTTTGCGAGCTAACCTGTCAAAACGACGAATAA